The DNA sequence TGGTGGAAGTAATGACCACTGTGGTCATGTCTCGTACGCCCAAATGCCGCGCAATCAAAGCCTGGGAGCCCATGTGCATGGCGATAAGGGCGGCAACGATGACACGAATGGACTGGTGGCCGACGTCTTCCACGATGAGAGAGATGGCAGCGGTTCCCGTCAACGCGATACAACCCGCTGTGAGAAGGAGCGTTACCCTGCGGTTCCAGCCTTTCGGGCTTGACTGGAGTGTAAATCCGGCGACCGCAGCGCCGAGGAGAAAGGCGCCAAGTGCTACCAGTGGGCCCAAAGTTGGCAGGTTCGCGGCCCCGGCCAACGCCATCGCAAGAATTACCACGTTGCCGGTCATATTTCCGGTGAAGACGCGATCAAGTCCAAGGTAGCCGACGGCGTCAACCACACCTGTAACGAGCGTGAGGGCCATCATGAGCATCAGTCGGAACTTTTCCGGAGACGCATTTTCTTGCCGAGTACAGGTGGTTTTAGTACCTGAGCTGGCTATGGCTGATGTCATGGTTTATGGAATCCTTCATCGTGAGGGGTGGTCTCTATGACCACCCCTCGGACATGCTTATTGGTCATCGTCAATCAGGCCCTCGTCAAGGACGTGGTCGTTGGCCGTCTGTGCGTCCATGCCGCCAACCACGAAGCGCGAATGGCGGCAGTTATACTTCCGCCGTCGTGAGCCGTTCTGCTTCCTGCCTCCATTGTTGGCGCGGCGCTCAGCCTTCAAGCTTGGAATGCTCGCCCAGGCGGTGCCATGAACGGTTGTGGTAGACCAGAGCGTCGCCGGGTTCGCCCGCTTGGACGTCACGCATCACACGGGACTCCAGGGCGTGAACGGCGATGATGGTGGAAGTCCCCACCTCCATGCGATCGATGACGGCGCAGCGCACCCAAGCGCGGACATCGTCATACACCGCTTCGCCGGTTGCAAGGGCCGACCAGCGGTGCGTCTGGTCAAAGCGGTCGGCGCCGGGGGTCGCTCCCAACTTGGCCAGGTCGACGTCGTGCGCGTCCAGCAGGTGCACGACGACGGTCTCGGCGCGCGACAGCACCTCGGACGAAGAAGACAGTGCCGAGACCGAGAAGATCAGCAACGGAGGGTCCGCACTCACCGACACGACCGACGATACCGTCAGCGCCACAGGCCCTTCGCCGGCATCGGCCGTGACGACGGCGACACCTCCCGGGTGCCCACGGAACAGTGCTTTGAATTCATCGGCCGAGAGGGAAGACGGGAAGCTTTGCTGCGGAGCCTCGAGCCAAGTGTCTGCGGGGTAGGCGTGAAACACCGTTATGACACCTTGGGGGTGGAGCGGGCCAGTTCTTCGCGAACGATGGTCGTCCCTGCGCTGAGAGCACTCAGCTTGGCCAGTGCGACATCCCGGGGGAACGGTGCCATGCCGCAGTTCGAGCTGGGCAGGAGCTTGTCCGCATCGACGAACTGCAGGGCCTTGCGGAGGGTGTCGGCGACCTCCTCCGGGGTCTCGATGGTCTCGCTTGCGACGTCGATTGCCCCGAGCATGACTTTCTTGCCCCGGAGGAGCTCGATGAGGTCCATGGGCACGTGGGAGTTCTGCGATTCCAGCGAGATGATGTCGATGCTGGAGCTCTGGAGCAGCGGGAACGTTTCCTCGTACTGCCGCCACTGTGAGCCGAGCGTCGCCTTCCATTCATTATTCGCCTTGATCCCGTATCCGTAGCAGATGTGCACGGCGGTCTCCGCACGCAGGCCTTCTGCCGCTCTCTCAAGCGCAGCCACGCCCCAGTCCTTGACCTCATCGAGGAAGACATTGAACGCGGGCTCGTCGAACTGGATGATGTCCACGCCGGCCGCCTCGAGTTCCTTTGCCTCCTGGTTCAGGATCGCGGCGAACTCCCAAGCGAGCTTCTCGCGGCTCTTGTAGTGGTCATCGTAAAGCGTATCCACCATCGTCATCGGACCGGGAAGAGTCCATTTGATCGGCTTGTCGGTAGTTGAGCGGAGGAATTTGGCGTCTTCGACGAATACCGGCCGTTCGCGGCGCACCGGCCCGACGACGGTTGGCACGCTCGCGTCGTAACGGTCACGGATGCGCACGGTCTTGCGCTGTTCAAAGTCCACCCCGACGAGATGCTCGATGAAGGTGGTGACGAAGTGCTGGCGGGTTTGCTCGCCGTCGCTGACGATGTCGATGCCTCGCCGACTCTGCTCCTGGATGGCAATGCGCAGCGCATCCTGCTTTCCCTCGAGCAACGACTCTCCCTCAAGTTTCCAAGGGGACCAAAGAGTCTCCGGCTGTGCGAGCCAGGATGGTTTGGGCAGGCTTCCGACAACGGTGGTGGGCAAAAGTGTGTTCATGATTGACGATTCTCCGTGGGTCAGTTGACGAGTGCGGGGTATTTGGCGGTCCACCGGTCCAATAGATCCTTGTGGGGCGTAATGAAGTGTTCCTCGGTGTACTTCGCCTGGGTGATCGCGAGCTGACTGCGCTCGACGCGGTCGTAGGCGATCTGGGTCCGCGAGAAATCCTGCTCGCCCAGGCTCGGCTGGTAGACGGCGGCGGCGGCGGAGTTCGCGTTGTAGACCTCCGGGCGGTAGATCTTCTGGAACGTCTCCATGGTGCTGATCGTGCCGATGAGCTGCAGGTTGGAGTAGTCGTTGAGCAGGTCGCCGCGGAAATAGAAGGCGAGGGGAGCCACGCTGCCGCGTGGCATGAAGTAGCGAACCTGCAGCCCCATCTTTGCGAAGTACGCGTCCGTCAGCGAGAACTCGTCCTGTGAGTACTCGACGCCCAGGACCGGGTGATGGTTTTCCGTCCGCCGGTACGTCTTGCTCGTGGAGACGCTGATGCACACCACTGGCGGCTGCGGGAAGCGTTCCTGGCAGGCGGGCGAATCGAGGAATTGCTGGAACAGCTTGCCGTGAAGGTCTCCGAAGTCCTCGGGTACGGTGGGCTTGCCCGAGTCAGCTGCTGCCGCCGGCAGTACCACGCTGAAGTCGAAGTCGCGGACGTAGGAGGAGAAGTTGTTTCCCACGATCCCCTGGTGGCGGACCCCGTTCAGTTGGTCGACGATCTGGATGTCGAGGACCTCGAACAGGGGGAACTGCCGATCCGTACCTTCGGCAGTGAAATCTATCTGCACGGAAACGATCTCAAGCTCCAGCGTGTAGCGGTCCCGGTCCGGGTTGTCCCAGCTTGCGAGATCGTTGAAGCGGCGCCGAATCATGGTCAAGGCGTTGCGGAGGTTCTCCTGGCGGTGCTCGCCCCGTGCGAGGTTGGCGAAATTCGTGGTGATCCGCGAGCCTTCCGAGGGGGAGTAGTCCTCGTCGAAGGGCGTGGTGGTGATGCTGAAGGTGAAGTCGTCTGCCATGTGATGCCAATCCGTTGATGGGCCGGAGACGGCCTTTCCGAAGGGGATGTATCCATGGTGCAGCTTTTCGCAGGGTATCAAGTAACCAGTGGTTACTATGCTCCCATATAGAATTTCCCTATGGCCCAGATTTCGAGTGGATTGACCCTGCAGCAGCTCCGCTACTTCATAGAAGTTGCAGCGGAGGGTTCGATCTCGGCGGCTGCAGATCTCCTCTACGTAGCGCAGCCCACCATGTCCGCCTCGATGAAGGATTTGGAGGCCCGGGTAGGCCGGGCGCTCCTGGTCCGCTCCGCCCGCGGAGTCACCCTCACCGAGGACGGAGCGGAGTTCCTCGGCTACGCGAGGCAGGTGGTGGAGCAGTTCGCCCTCCTCGAGCAGCGCTACCTTGGCAGGCCACCGCGGCGACGCCTGCTCGGGGTGTCAACGCAGCACTACTCGTTCGCGGTGGACGCCTTCGTCCGGATGGTCAAGGCCACTGATGTGGCCGAATACGAGTTCTCACTGCGTGAGTCCCGAACCTGGGACATTATCGAGGATGTCCGGACGCTCCGCAGCGAAGTTGGCATCCTCTACCGGAACGATTTCAACCGGAAGGTCATCGACAAGCTGCTCCGGGAATCCGGGCTCGCGTTTACGCCGCTTTTCCTCGCCGATCCGCACATTTTTGTTTCACGAAAAAACCCGCTCGCGTCAAAAGAGCGTGCCACTCTCGATGATCTCGCGGGCTTGCCGCGGCTAACCTTCGATCAAGGTGCGAACAACTCCTTCTACTTCGCCGAGGAAATTCTTTCCACCTTGTCCAGTAAGCAGGAGATCCGGGTCTCTGACCGTGCGACAATCTTCAACCTCATGATCGGGCTCCACGGTTACACGATCTCGACGGGCATCATCAGCGGGCAGCTCGACCCGGAGATCGTCGCCATCCCACTCGACGTTGACGAACGCATCGAGATCGGCTGGATCGGTCACGCCGCGATTCCGCTTACCGACCAAGCGCAGCGCTACCTCAGGGAACTGCGCGCCGTCGTCGCTGAGTTCGGCCTAGCGCTACTCGACTGACTGCAATTGAGCGGGCGGGTCTGATCTGCTCAGGCGCCATGAGGACGCGTGACGGCATGCCGGGACCTCGAGCATGCCCTTCAAGTAGTCGATCGGTACGGCTTCCATGTCGATGAGGTCCGTTTGTTGGCCGAGCGTTGGCCAGGCCGGCGACGACTGTCAAGGAGGATGCCGAGGCTTACCCGGAACTGGTGTCGTCGGAGTCGCCGCGGGAACTATTGACTTGCTGGACTCTGCCGCCCAAGTTCACGGCATCTGCTGCCCCGGCAATACTTTGCCATCTCCGAAAACGGGTGTGGACAATGTCCGCACTTTTGGTCTCGTACTGCCGCGTAGAGCCTTCGGGCCGGTCCGGATTCCGCATGTTTTCGCGGGTTCGCAGTGTTTGCAGGGCCACGAATGTAGTTCGAGTCCCACCTCGGGCACAGTGTTTCCGCAGGTCAGCCGCGTATTGGCGCGCGTAGCGCTGACAAATCTTGACCGCGGCTGCGATAGCAGCGTTCAGGATGACAAAGGACGACAACGGTCCCAGGTGGCCTAAGACCGTTTGTTGGGGTGTGGACAGTGTCCACACTTTGGCCTTTGGACTGGGGAGGAGATCGCTCGGACCCGCCCGGATTCCGCGTATTTCCGCCACTTCCCCGTGTTTGCTGGGGGTGGAATGAAAGTTCGAGTCCCACCTCGGACACGACAGATTCCCTCGTCAGAGGCGATTATGCTTTGACTTGTTAACAAAGCTTGTGGTCGCGTCGCTCTGACGGCTGGTTTGCGGTCCCTGGCCTGGCTGCCGCGATGGCCTCTTCAGGTGTGTGGGGTGGCGGGTTCAAGACCCTGGCTAGTTGGCCTTCCGCCTGCTGAAGTGGTTTATATGGTTCCTCGTTCCGGTGCTGTCGGGTGGGCCGGGATGGCCTACACCTATTCATGGGCCGGGGGAGCGGGGACGACATGACTTCGGCGCTCTGGCTTAAGAGCGCCCCTGGAGTCGGTCTCACGGCGTGCCCGCGCAGTCGCGCCTCAACGTTTGTCCTGCCAAAGAGGGTGTGGACAATGTCCACACTTACGTCTGCTTTATCGGGGGGCCGTGAGGACTCGAGTCCTATGCCTGGTTGGGCCATAAACCTTTCGATCAAGGTCCCTGAAAAGTTGGTTCTTGGAGCACAATGTGACTGTGATTTGGGGTGGTTTGGTCCGATGAACGGCGGTGCTTCAGCCCCCTATGTGGCGACTTCCGATGCCCCTCCGCGGGTGTAAGAGGCAGTCAGGTCAGCTCTCGCCTGCAGGCCGGTTGTCTCGAAAGGCTAGGGTTTCGAAACACTGAGGCTATTAGTCACCCAGGTGGGGTCAGAGAAGGAGTCGGCGCCCGCTGGCTGGCTTTCATCTATCGCATTAGCTTGTCACTTGCCGGACCTGAATACTATCGAGTCGAAGACGGCGCGTGCCTCGCTCGTCAGCTCCGGATTGATCGATGTGTGGAATTGGACCACCCAGATCACACCGCGCTGGCCGTTCAAGTCGACCACGCGGTAGGTTTCGCGCTCAGCGGCGCTCGAGTACCAGCGTGTGCATTCGTTTGAAAGGTCTGAGTGGATGCAGAACTTGCCGCGGTCGCAGGCTTTGATGTCCATGTCGCCTTCGACGGAGTGGTCGAACTCGAAGCCGGAGTAATCGCCCAACATGACTTCGACGGGAGCAGTGCTCACCGTTGGCGTCTGCGCCGTCATCGCGTCGACGAAGACTTCAGGCGACGGACCGACCTCGACGAGGGCGTCCTCCCACGCGCATGCGTCCGTCGGCACATATTTGGCGGGCCACCAACCCACGAAGACCCCCCATTCATCAGGGTCATCCGGGTCGTCCTTGGCCAGACCTTCGCCGTCTGTGCTCGACCAGCCATCTGGGACGGTGATCTCGAAAGGCACCGCGAAGCCGGTGGCTGGGACGAGGTATGTGCCGGCAGCGATGTTGCCATTCTCCGGCAGCAGTGGGACGGTGCCGGTGTCGCCGCCGTACGGAAGCGGTGGGACGGTGTGGGCTTCCGTAGTGGGAAGACTGGCGGACGGCAGCGGGACGTCATTGGACTCATACTCGCATCCGCCGAGACACCCAATTAGTGCGATAGCCAGCAGGGACAGGATATGGCGCGACCGCTGAGCGCCCTTTCCGGGGGGTGCCATGGAGCTCATCGATCCACCAGGCCGCTACCGGGTACTGTGAGGCCCCGCAGCCGGGTGGCCCCGCGGGCGGCCCGAGATGGGGTGCCGTACCCTAAAGTCTCCTCCGGCACAGAACCCGTGACAATGACGAGTTGTACGAAGATCGGTTCCGATTCAAGTAATCCCCCGAAATGTGACTCGAGACGGGAAGGTTTCGAGTCACCGGGTGACATTCGGCTTTCGACAGTAGCGCAGTAACTCGCCCGGGGGCTGCGTCTGGCTCATCAGCCTAGGACCCCACACGCATGCTTTGAGGTTTACTTTGTGGGGATTGCAGTTGTGCTCGCGACTAAGGCTCTGGGGTCCGAGCCTTAGTCGGCTTTTGACGCCGGGTAGAGGAAGACGTCCACCGAGTGTCCGCGGTAGTGGAACCGGGCGATGCTCCCGTCTGGGAGACCTGGGATACCTTCAATAAGGTCGTGGTTCTGCAACGGCCACGTACCAACGTCAGCAAAAAGATCCACCCCAGGCGGTACGCAAGTTGGGTTAGGCGCCCCGTAACCTGGTCCGAAAATCCTTAAGCACTGGTAGCCCCGCCTATCCATGTGGAACACCGGCTGGCGTCCCCGATACGGCTGGTAGCCGCGAATAGTGGACTCATCGGCGTTCGATGAATAGAAGCTCAGCGTCTTGAACACCGCGTTCTCTGCCTCGTCTGCGATTGGTTGCAGTATGGCATCGGGACGCGGCTGTCCGACGAGGAACCCCATGGTGTAAGAGAAAGCCAAAAAGACCACCATCGCGCCGGCCACTAACCAGCTGCGGCGGGCACGTGTAGCAATAACGCGACGCCAAAGCGACCGCGGCGCGCCCCCGCGCGAGGCAGTCCGGGCGGGATCGGGGCTGGGCGCGCCATCCGCGGCTGCAGCAGGTTCGCCAAGGCCATTGTCCGCGGCGTCGAGCGGGACCGCTTTGCGTGCCGCTTCCAGTTCCTCCAGCCTTGCCAGAGCAGCGGGGTCAGCCTGGATATCGGGATTCGGACCATATGCCCTCCTGCGGAGCGCATCCAGTTCTCGCTTATCGTCTGAGGGCTGCGAGGATGTGTCCATCAGTCGGCCTCTGGCAAGAGGTAGACGTAGGCGTCCACCGTGTCGCCACGACGTATGAACCTAATGATGCCGTCGCCGGTGGGTATGTCGAGTCCCTCGCCTGACGAAGAGACGTCCACAACGAGGTCTGCCGGAAACGGAGCGCAGCGCGCTCTTGAGAGGTAGTCGAATGCCCGGTGCACTGCCACGAGACACGGAGAGCCAAAAGCATTCACGCCCGACCAGACATTGAAACCATGGTACGACCCGTATGCGCGGAGCGTTGAGGGGTCGATTTCGTACCCACCAGCTCGCTCCGCGGAAGTCACCAGGGTGCGGACCTGGTCGTCAGCCTCGACCGCCGTTAAACGCAAGGTAGCGTCGGGTCGTGGCGTAAAAATCAGTAGGGCTGCCACGACGATGGCGGCAGCGACTACCAACATGCCAGCCCCCCCCCGCGAGGCGACCCCACCACGTCCTCATCGCGCGTCGCAGGAGCGACCGCAACGAACTGTCCTTTACTGGCTGCGACAGCGGCGCGATCGCCCGTCCGGGCTCCGGCGACCCCTGTGCTTCAGCTAAGGCGACGGCGGGAACCGCCACTTTCCCGGTTTCCGTACCGGCCGAGCTTTCGCTCGCGGCCGCGTCCGCCCGGCGTTCGACGTTGGCGAGGTGCGCAGCCTCAAGTTCGCGCAACCTCGCGAGAGCCCGAGGATCACCATCGATGTCGTGATCCGGACCGTATGCCCTCACGCGTAGTTCATCTAGCTCGCGGCCGGCGTCAGAAGGGTGGGTGAAACCTTCCACAGCTGAAAGTACACCCGCCGCTAGATGCGAGTCCATACGCAATCACGGATGGGCCACTCCCAGACGCGTCAAGTAATGGAGAAGCTGGTGGTTCCCAAGAGCTTCGTCTCGAAACCCTTGGGAGACGAGACGTCTCGACGAGCGAATAGTCGTCTGACCTGAACAGTTGCAGATCTTCTGCGGAATGTGAATGCGGGAGGGCAACGGTGATTCTCGTAACTATGTCTCATAACCTCGTGGCAAAATCGATTACCCAGCCTTAGTTATGAGGCAGGTGAGCGGGGATCGGCTGGAGCCGATTGGAGCGAGGCGTGGAAGCAAAAACAATTCTTAGTTCGGCTGCCTCGCGTCTTGTAAACAACAGCGTTTCAGTGTCCGGGGGTGTCGGCTGGGTAGGCGGAAGGTCAGAAGTCCCTGCGGCTCGGAAACACGTTTCACCAGAAAACTGTCGCGTCCGCACCGTGCCGGCATTTCGAGTAAAAATGGCCTCGGGGAGCACTGACGACAACCGGTGCCAGTACGTCCACCAGCGCCTCAAGCTGCAAGTGGAGGAGTACTCGAAAGACCCGACGCTTGATGCTTCCCAGGTAGGGTCCCTGACAGCTCCAAGCCACGCTCCATCGTCGGGAGAGGACGGGGCGGAAGTCAACATCGACAGGCAGCGCATCGTCGGCCTCGGGCATCCCGGCTGTGTGGCTGAGCAGTTGCCGCACGGTGATCGGACCTGGAAGCTTGAGGACAGTTGTGAATTCTGGAAAGACATCGGTGACGGGGTCGTCGAGTCCGATGAGGTGGCCGTCGGCAAACCTGAGCACGGCCACGGCTGTCATGGTTTTGGTAACGCTGGCGGCCTGCACCCGGTCATAGGTTGCGCCTGCGTCTTGGTCTCCAGGTCGCGCACGCCGTAGGCCCTGGGCCTTCCCCCTCGGGCCACCTGACTTGCACAACGGCGGATACATCGCCCTCCGCCGACGGTTCGGATCTCGTCGACCGAATCCCTTCGGTTCGTCAGGCTACGGAGAATGATTTCCGGTGATGCCCCAAGTAGGAAAAAGCGCTACCTTGTCCCGTGGCGGAAGGGCGATATGAACAGTGGTCTGCCAGACCACCCCATCACAGATAAGAAACGCACAGTTGCCTGAGTATGGCCAAGCGGCCAGGCCGGCCGCGGCGGTCCAAGCGGAACCAGCCGGAGGGCCCTTGTCCTAGTCGGCGACATTTCGGCAGGTTCGGCGGTCGAAGATCAGCCTGCAGGGACCCTCCTCACAAATGGAGCATCGGCTTTGAGGCTGGGTCATCGGATGGAGCCGGCCATCCGAGGAGGGAAGCTGGGTTTGTTGTCATCATGTTCCGGAGGAGATCGTCCCCTGCCAGGGCTTGGGCCCAGTCCAGGACATCCGTGAATCTATGTTCTTCGTGCCTGGTGAATGGCCAATCGCTGCCGAAGACGAGTCTGGCTGCGCAACCTTGCTCCAAGAGTTCGGCGAACACCATCGCGGCGTGTTGGCGGGAGGACCGGTACGGGCCGGAGACTTTGACCCAGACATGTCCGAGGAGGGCGAGCTCAAGCACCGTGCGAAGCGCTTCGGGATATTCAGAGTGTGGTAGTCCCAGGTGGTCTATGACCAGTTTTCCTGGCCAGGCTCGGAGGGCCGGTGCGAGATGAAGCCATTGCTGCCCGATAGCCTGGATTTCCAGGTGCCATCCGTGCTGTGCCATCGTGACCGCCGCGGATTGCCATGCCGGAGAAGAGAGGTCCGGCAGTGGCTGGCCGATGAGATTCAGCCGGACACCGCGGACCCCTGCCTTGTGCAGGTCTTCCACTCTCCCTTCGGAGAGTTCGGAGCAAACGTGTTCTGGTGACACCACGATAACTCCGCGAAGCCTCGCCGGTGCGGCTGCGAGGGCGGACAGAAGATAGCTGTTGTCCGATCCCAGAAAGCTCGGCTGCACCAGAACGCCCCGATCCACTCCGTGGGCGGTCAGCATGTCGAGATACTGCTCCAAGGTGGCGGCGTAATCCGGCACGTACCTGGCATCAGCGACGGACATTAGGGTCGGTTCAAAGATATGCGCGTGGGTATCAGTCGCAGCGGCGGGCAATCCAATCATGGCAACAACTCTAACCCAAACCCATAAACCTTTATAGGACTAGACCTATATAGGAATTTGATCTACGCTGTGAGGCATGACACAAGCTTCCAGCTCCCCGGCGT is a window from the Arthrobacter sp. NicSoilC5 genome containing:
- a CDS encoding YoaK family protein, translating into MTSAIASSGTKTTCTRQENASPEKFRLMLMMALTLVTGVVDAVGYLGLDRVFTGNMTGNVVILAMALAGAANLPTLGPLVALGAFLLGAAVAGFTLQSSPKGWNRRVTLLLTAGCIALTGTAAISLIVEDVGHQSIRVIVAALIAMHMGSQALIARHLGVRDMTTVVITSTITSLAGESLVGKQRPRLLNRRLGAVLAMFAGAAIGVLLLQIHLSVPIGLGIAITAAVTVLGRRWH
- a CDS encoding flavin reductase family protein — protein: MFHAYPADTWLEAPQQSFPSSLSADEFKALFRGHPGGVAVVTADAGEGPVALTVSSVVSVSADPPLLIFSVSALSSSSEVLSRAETVVVHLLDAHDVDLAKLGATPGADRFDQTHRWSALATGEAVYDDVRAWVRCAVIDRMEVGTSTIIAVHALESRVMRDVQAGEPGDALVYHNRSWHRLGEHSKLEG
- a CDS encoding methionine synthase: MNTLLPTTVVGSLPKPSWLAQPETLWSPWKLEGESLLEGKQDALRIAIQEQSRRGIDIVSDGEQTRQHFVTTFIEHLVGVDFEQRKTVRIRDRYDASVPTVVGPVRRERPVFVEDAKFLRSTTDKPIKWTLPGPMTMVDTLYDDHYKSREKLAWEFAAILNQEAKELEAAGVDIIQFDEPAFNVFLDEVKDWGVAALERAAEGLRAETAVHICYGYGIKANNEWKATLGSQWRQYEETFPLLQSSSIDIISLESQNSHVPMDLIELLRGKKVMLGAIDVASETIETPEEVADTLRKALQFVDADKLLPSSNCGMAPFPRDVALAKLSALSAGTTIVREELARSTPKVS
- a CDS encoding DUF1852 domain-containing protein, coding for MADDFTFSITTTPFDEDYSPSEGSRITTNFANLARGEHRQENLRNALTMIRRRFNDLASWDNPDRDRYTLELEIVSVQIDFTAEGTDRQFPLFEVLDIQIVDQLNGVRHQGIVGNNFSSYVRDFDFSVVLPAAAADSGKPTVPEDFGDLHGKLFQQFLDSPACQERFPQPPVVCISVSTSKTYRRTENHHPVLGVEYSQDEFSLTDAYFAKMGLQVRYFMPRGSVAPLAFYFRGDLLNDYSNLQLIGTISTMETFQKIYRPEVYNANSAAAAVYQPSLGEQDFSRTQIAYDRVERSQLAITQAKYTEEHFITPHKDLLDRWTAKYPALVN
- a CDS encoding LysR family transcriptional regulator: MAQISSGLTLQQLRYFIEVAAEGSISAAADLLYVAQPTMSASMKDLEARVGRALLVRSARGVTLTEDGAEFLGYARQVVEQFALLEQRYLGRPPRRRLLGVSTQHYSFAVDAFVRMVKATDVAEYEFSLRESRTWDIIEDVRTLRSEVGILYRNDFNRKVIDKLLRESGLAFTPLFLADPHIFVSRKNPLASKERATLDDLAGLPRLTFDQGANNSFYFAEEILSTLSSKQEIRVSDRATIFNLMIGLHGYTISTGIISGQLDPEIVAIPLDVDERIEIGWIGHAAIPLTDQAQRYLRELRAVVAEFGLALLD
- a CDS encoding serine hydrolase domain-containing protein, giving the protein MQAASVTKTMTAVAVLRFADGHLIGLDDPVTDVFPEFTTVLKLPGPITVRQLLSHTAGMPEADDALPVDVDFRPVLSRRWSVAWSCQGPYLGSIKRRVFRVLLHLQLEALVDVLAPVVVSAPRGHFYSKCRHGADATVFW
- a CDS encoding amidohydrolase family protein, yielding MIGLPAAATDTHAHIFEPTLMSVADARYVPDYAATLEQYLDMLTAHGVDRGVLVQPSFLGSDNSYLLSALAAAPARLRGVIVVSPEHVCSELSEGRVEDLHKAGVRGVRLNLIGQPLPDLSSPAWQSAAVTMAQHGWHLEIQAIGQQWLHLAPALRAWPGKLVIDHLGLPHSEYPEALRTVLELALLGHVWVKVSGPYRSSRQHAAMVFAELLEQGCAARLVFGSDWPFTRHEEHRFTDVLDWAQALAGDDLLRNMMTTNPASLLGWPAPSDDPASKPMLHL